Proteins from a genomic interval of Anatilimnocola floriformis:
- a CDS encoding type II toxin -antitoxin system TacA 1-like antitoxin yields MAKAKSKAKSKAKKTSPLMVRLDERSKSALAKAAKLRQVSVSDYVRLVTVPQAEREIEAEEQQTILLSPTEQLEFWQALQATPRRTPAQQELGRLMRGSK; encoded by the coding sequence ATGGCGAAGGCGAAATCAAAGGCGAAATCAAAGGCAAAAAAAACCAGCCCACTAATGGTGCGACTGGATGAACGCAGTAAATCGGCGCTGGCAAAAGCGGCCAAGTTGCGCCAGGTGAGCGTGAGCGACTATGTGCGATTGGTAACTGTTCCACAGGCTGAGCGGGAAATCGAGGCCGAGGAGCAGCAGACGATTTTACTTTCTCCAACAGAGCAGTTGGAGTTCTGGCAGGCGCTTCAAGCCACTCCTCGACGAACCCCGGCACAACAGGAATTGGGGCGCTTGATGCGAGGGAGCAAGTGA
- a CDS encoding acyl-CoA thioesterase, which produces MSDKLLTKYPVILEWPVQWGDQDALGHVNNTVYFRWCESARVAYLQRLGLEAWMKPTTLGPILAKIECNYKRQLHFPDTVRIGSRISQLGRSSLTMEHALVSKTQNALVAESTSVIVVFNYQTQRPVPIPAEVREAIERLEQINK; this is translated from the coding sequence ATGAGCGACAAACTTTTAACGAAATACCCAGTCATTCTGGAATGGCCCGTGCAATGGGGCGACCAGGATGCGCTCGGGCATGTAAATAACACGGTTTATTTTCGCTGGTGCGAGTCAGCCCGCGTGGCTTACTTGCAGCGGCTCGGTCTAGAAGCATGGATGAAGCCGACTACGCTCGGCCCGATCCTGGCCAAGATCGAATGTAACTACAAACGGCAGTTGCACTTCCCCGATACGGTGCGAATCGGATCGCGGATCAGCCAGCTAGGCCGTAGTAGCTTGACGATGGAGCATGCCCTGGTGAGTAAAACACAAAATGCCCTGGTGGCTGAGTCCACTTCGGTGATTGTGGTGTTTAACTATCAGACGCAACGCCCCGTGCCGATCCCCGCCGAAGTGCGGGAGGCGATCGAGCGCTTGGAACAGATTAATAAATAA
- a CDS encoding GNAT family N-acetyltransferase, producing the protein MKSVELLACYRWSTLHRDQPRKAFSCGQVDVDVWLKTKALQHQDKRLSVTKVLLAQNAIAGFYTLATGQVDFGDLPTSIAKGLPRRALPVAVLAWLGISSQVQGQGLGRILLSQALLDCHTAGQTFAFTAVVLDCVNDQAKAFYQRFDFQEVPGRPYRLYLSAAELASLLEAESQA; encoded by the coding sequence GTGAAGTCGGTTGAGTTACTTGCTTGTTATCGTTGGTCCACGCTGCACCGCGACCAGCCTCGAAAGGCATTCTCATGTGGGCAGGTCGATGTCGACGTGTGGCTGAAGACCAAAGCACTTCAACATCAAGATAAACGTCTTTCCGTCACCAAGGTCTTGCTTGCGCAGAATGCAATTGCGGGTTTCTACACACTCGCAACTGGCCAAGTCGATTTCGGCGATTTGCCCACAAGTATCGCGAAAGGACTTCCACGGCGTGCGTTGCCGGTAGCGGTGCTGGCGTGGCTTGGGATCTCCAGCCAGGTTCAAGGGCAGGGGTTGGGACGAATCTTGTTGTCTCAGGCTCTGCTCGACTGCCACACTGCTGGACAGACATTTGCATTTACTGCTGTCGTTCTCGACTGTGTAAATGATCAAGCCAAAGCGTTTTATCAGCGTTTTGATTTCCAGGAAGTTCCTGGCAGGCCCTATCGCCTATATCTGTCGGCAGCAGAACTCGCGAGTTTGTTAGAAGCGGAATCGCAAGCCTGA
- a CDS encoding dockerin type I domain-containing protein translates to MSTRQSNRRSSSRPTQQTHGRAREQFFSPLKKRRSRTLQFEKLDERRVLTYTATLAGAAAVLTGNGTGDTLIIDQSGGLLRHNRLGDAGFNSAFDFDTTVAGDQTLAASAASSITVNTVGAGADIVQFGTAAAPASTLLAQLINNNNSTGADQLIVDDSTGAANTYSYSTSGVTGTGINVVNNAVSDGGVTLRTGGAGSTVNVLSTFTGEALTLVGSASTTVNIGNGGLTANIAAAVNISNPSAFTSVNINNGSDTTARTIAVSNGSVTGISAGAINFSQNDISNLTVNAGSGADTFNITSTQGLGGTNVNTFNGGGGNDAFNITSTGLAGANNFNGDGGDDAFNFAGVPAVTPVNVDGGLQTTADGDVISILTGTVANTVRHFFTNASSGSIELDGDNVDNGGALEAVINYTGLEPINDNTNAVNRVFTFNGGAETITFGDNATVGDNISRLSSTLAEQVDFLTPTGTMVVNSGAGPDVITLNAPDSLFNTPTITVNASTSADTINVIATRAGTTTTINAGDGLDSVNVGNTGTVGVPGALTPVAGAVVVNGQVGGANLVVDGSGAAVTANYALSATQITRSLPAGFGGVTYSNLNTLLLTVGSGANIVDVTGTPVGVTTTVSTNGGADVVNVTAPALQSILNVNGGDGDDTFNITGVAPPVAVINIDGGLQTTTDGDLINIVAGTVSNTVRHFLDTTSSGRIEFDGDATDNGGAAESTVNYVGLEPINDNANAVNRVFDFGTGNDTDVVISDDATAGNNISRIAAPLNAELVNFLSPTGTLTVNLGVGDDIMAVNAFDSAFPAGVTFNYNGGDGNDEIRVGVTTTTSTTNVFTDIGLTDRTTIGRTAAGTAVSFAQFNQVANGTTLAGIVGTSLNIHDNGLGQVYIDDSGDATARTFNFNANASIPGFAVPGISVTGAPFTGSINYSTFMEIAQFAAGTGSDTLNINATHNNPNTGSDSSTFFGNAGNDTFNINAGALAGESNNMQGDANDDTFNVNLTNANLITAPLFIRGNANDFGGGVGSRDVVTINDLASNTLNVSMTYTGAIGGSEVLVTGLNQTLNVSTSETIDYNGSAANNDTVTVFGTTAGADLISVVPVDPARALVFNGGNPFDSPPEVNATSLPGVAGGSAAPDLDLSGLTTATGLTIQDNGATTGDRLYVYGESEVGLSDGNTFNPFGFGAGLITPTVGAGNAYDVITSSDTQTVVNNYVVVNYDAADFVQAVPNVDSAIVVNAGFEGNPPATVGIDPADQISLTLSSAYKFQVNGGDPDPATTGIVPPDGDALAIAGFFPVINVYSTKNPGGQPVVTMQFPGSGNLGFSYSSIENLGPFSAGTVNLIGDNNDPAVDQNDNFVVVGRDVDSQFGGDVDGTNEFTLQINGSQPIAFAGVQFLNAYGDDQNPAPGTPSVGPNDIDTLEVTPYADDTPRGWGIDVGFNEGNPVGADGAQADLLILHTALFGGQVSENIVIKPSGTDDGEIIVTNASFGTPIVDIDFVANTDIIIRDDDGFLNDTDTVTLLGTNPNTAQVSGNDTFTFNADADMTVAEPLVTVVDSNAPANILYRLREYTTAGNPAGFHDSLTINGLAGNDTINLIGGSEPQQDNQYTFLGGDGDDALNIDMPNGVMFNGTGLFFDGGSGRDSLSIRNSAALNNAVTSSIYTVGAAVGAGQLRYIDGFSSDMVVDFVNLEPVVDTVVSANLIVNATNANNAINYAAGVVATNGLVSVDDHETIEFSNKTTLTLNALAGADTINLNNPNVPTALTTINVNGGDPAIGDTVIVAGTTGTDTVAFTATDFNTASITVATRPTVNMDLVDHIVYDANEQVGFDQLTVNGTIIDDVLTYYAGNGPISFGGTFRSIVSPDFDFLRTGRVTFNGGGGTDTANYIGTEGADVVTSTATAVTLDAPSSLTVLTMDASVELLNLKLLGGDDTVDLDLNLGAQARVIDVGAGNDNVDLSGVLDTGISTIYGGDGNDSILGSPNVDLIYGGSGSDLLRGGGGVDTIYGEDGDDTFGVAGVGAQDAGNDFFYGGDGSDLFIWNPGDGNDLIEGGAGESDRLLFLGSAAANTFVMNQVGTRLEFLFGAVDLDLAGTEEVVVNTLPGADNVTINDLYATDVRHITVDLNPGDADMVTVNGRDVTDAVNINTTAGVTAITGLRYDVRITTAVLADNDVLIFNGNDGNDNIVVNEATSAFFAAPNLRVNGGNGNDFISGHGSLSGDAGDDTLIGGLQAQTLNGGTGNDYLSGGAGVDLLNGDAGEDTFLVNFDGSTDVINGGADYDTVVILGTAANDLIAANQTAAGTLVSSLNGVNDTDTISDVQRVRIEANSGDDIIFVQHLEALSTDATVNSVLFDVDGGAAYTADRLVVQDNGASNVIIYRKSETAGAGSMTIAPTFAEPLYTVFTGIEYADPITSNPNNIYLFKADPYEWNGNFQNATHLGAGNTLNVDPVIDPGIPNVVLPPGFNNPPADEDYYRIEANVTGTLDVQVFFRQNAGLPGSGDLDINLLDAAGNVVANDLDVDDDARIRVPAVEGQIYYLRVFQGTAGALNTYSVTIINEAAPVPFSLELDDDPVNGTPNPPGQTDNSDTGRSQNDNITYDNTPTIIFRVPDNKLINDVPDNSPGQPGLPVDGDIITIPFQADTGNVALLAGFRVAVYRTENNVRVHVGYATSLGNGLYSFTFPAAIPDGSNFISARVEMTDPSLPHNQGFGAFAQDLEIFVDTVAPPVFFGQQSIATDGLHPNSDSGVLGPQPSNIATLSDRITNDTTPTFWGRAEANSIIRAYVDVNGNGAVDPATDIFIGFTTAVPYDGTNQLGNATGNEPNGYWELTSTVNLDSQAVLTALGVPAGQSGGLRRILVSAEDVAGNITSGAAQVQLLNIFIDEQGPQVTGVTITGNPGFDIFDPKSSNVGQSPTPLVNSLSIGVQDFPARLVPPPVGGPATDYPALQETIAEIAAHYEVRGDFVGLVPIQSVNFIPNAAVNGQPATGTIVITFFKPLPDDRFTLTIHDDVVDPAGNRLDGEVNAAEPQENPIFPSGDGVPGGDFVARFTVDTRPELGTWAAGSVWVDTNGNSIFDPDNLDFTNRDIAYLMGYTSDELFAGNFANLGVADGFDKLAAYGKVGNVWRWQIDTDNDGVPNINLVDPAGINGFPVSGNFAPGLAGDEVGLFTGSRWYLDTNGDFNLQTGVTQLGWTFNGVQVTGHGFTGDFDGDGVTDLASWSNDVMYLDVSTLSGGAPNGIIDRAFRFGFPGNRERPIAADFDKDGFTDIGLWTPDRTTQTPGDDAEWYILVSGGTSLLNRIVVDPIPAPGAVTSNIIPFKPTPFGNDLYYQYGDEYSLPVVGNFDPPLTPVTPATLSALQNPRNALDVNNDGRITAFDAIEIINRLNQSSTGALEAPRSSFIRAPFIDVDANGYVTAFDVIPIINYLNLHPTGGAAEAVAGEAWSAGEDAGVDETLLYLLASEQEQLRNKQD, encoded by the coding sequence ACTGACGGCGAACATTGCTGCAGCGGTAAACATCTCGAACCCCTCGGCGTTCACGTCGGTAAACATCAACAATGGTTCCGATACGACGGCTCGGACTATTGCGGTGAGCAACGGCAGTGTCACCGGCATCTCGGCCGGTGCGATTAACTTCAGTCAAAACGACATCAGCAATCTCACGGTGAACGCAGGTAGCGGCGCCGACACGTTCAATATCACCAGCACGCAGGGACTCGGTGGCACGAACGTCAACACGTTCAACGGCGGCGGCGGCAACGATGCCTTCAACATCACCTCGACCGGACTGGCCGGGGCCAACAACTTCAACGGTGACGGTGGCGATGATGCCTTCAACTTCGCCGGTGTTCCGGCTGTCACTCCGGTGAATGTCGATGGCGGTCTGCAAACGACGGCCGATGGCGACGTAATCAGCATTCTGACGGGAACGGTCGCCAACACGGTGCGGCACTTCTTTACGAATGCCTCGTCCGGCAGCATCGAACTCGACGGCGACAACGTCGACAACGGTGGCGCTTTGGAAGCAGTGATCAACTACACCGGCCTCGAACCGATTAATGACAATACGAATGCCGTCAACCGCGTATTCACGTTCAACGGCGGCGCCGAGACGATCACATTTGGCGATAACGCGACCGTGGGCGACAACATCTCGCGGCTGTCGTCGACGCTGGCCGAACAGGTCGACTTCCTCACCCCTACGGGAACGATGGTGGTCAACTCGGGCGCTGGTCCGGACGTGATTACGCTGAATGCCCCGGACTCGCTCTTCAACACGCCGACGATCACCGTCAACGCCAGCACTTCGGCCGACACGATCAACGTGATTGCCACGCGGGCTGGCACGACGACCACGATCAACGCAGGCGATGGCCTCGACAGCGTTAACGTCGGCAACACGGGGACGGTGGGCGTGCCTGGTGCGCTCACGCCTGTCGCTGGCGCTGTAGTTGTCAACGGCCAAGTGGGCGGCGCGAATCTGGTGGTCGATGGCAGCGGCGCTGCCGTTACAGCCAACTACGCGCTCAGCGCCACGCAAATCACGCGGAGCTTGCCGGCTGGTTTCGGCGGAGTTACCTATTCGAATCTGAACACGCTGTTGCTGACGGTGGGCTCGGGAGCCAACATCGTCGATGTGACCGGCACGCCCGTAGGTGTAACGACGACGGTGAGCACGAATGGCGGCGCGGACGTGGTGAACGTCACTGCTCCCGCCTTGCAATCGATCCTCAATGTCAACGGCGGCGATGGTGACGACACTTTCAATATCACTGGGGTCGCGCCCCCGGTCGCGGTCATCAACATCGACGGCGGTTTGCAAACAACCACTGACGGCGACTTGATCAATATCGTGGCCGGCACCGTGTCGAACACCGTTCGTCACTTCCTCGATACCACTTCGAGCGGCCGGATTGAGTTCGACGGCGACGCAACCGACAACGGCGGCGCTGCCGAATCGACCGTGAACTACGTCGGTCTCGAGCCGATCAACGACAATGCCAATGCCGTGAATCGCGTCTTCGATTTCGGCACGGGGAACGACACCGATGTGGTGATCAGCGACGACGCGACGGCGGGCAACAACATTTCGCGGATTGCCGCCCCGTTGAATGCCGAGCTGGTGAACTTCCTCAGCCCAACGGGCACGCTCACGGTGAACTTGGGTGTCGGCGACGACATCATGGCGGTGAATGCCTTCGACTCGGCTTTCCCAGCCGGCGTGACGTTTAACTACAACGGCGGCGATGGTAACGACGAAATCCGCGTCGGTGTCACTACGACCACTTCGACCACGAATGTTTTCACCGACATTGGCCTTACCGACCGGACGACGATCGGTCGCACTGCGGCGGGTACGGCGGTGAGCTTTGCTCAGTTCAACCAAGTGGCGAATGGCACCACGCTCGCAGGAATCGTGGGCACTTCGCTGAACATCCACGACAACGGCTTGGGCCAGGTTTACATCGATGATTCGGGCGATGCGACCGCTCGCACGTTCAATTTCAACGCGAATGCGTCGATTCCAGGTTTCGCGGTGCCGGGCATTTCGGTGACGGGTGCTCCGTTCACCGGCTCGATCAATTACTCGACGTTCATGGAGATCGCGCAGTTTGCCGCTGGCACGGGCAGCGACACGCTGAACATCAACGCCACGCACAACAATCCGAATACCGGCAGCGATTCGTCGACGTTCTTCGGCAATGCCGGCAACGACACGTTCAATATCAACGCTGGCGCCTTGGCTGGCGAAAGCAACAACATGCAGGGTGATGCGAACGATGACACGTTCAATGTCAACCTGACGAATGCCAACCTGATTACGGCTCCGCTGTTTATTCGTGGTAATGCCAATGACTTTGGCGGCGGTGTGGGAAGCCGCGATGTGGTGACGATCAACGACCTGGCGAGCAACACGCTCAATGTGTCGATGACGTATACAGGCGCCATCGGCGGCAGCGAAGTGCTCGTCACGGGCCTGAACCAGACGCTGAACGTCAGCACGTCTGAAACGATCGACTACAACGGCTCGGCGGCGAACAACGATACCGTCACGGTCTTTGGGACCACAGCTGGCGCCGATCTCATCTCGGTCGTACCGGTGGATCCGGCTCGCGCGCTCGTCTTCAACGGCGGCAATCCGTTTGATAGCCCACCCGAAGTGAATGCTACGAGCCTGCCCGGTGTTGCCGGCGGCAGCGCTGCTCCGGACTTGGATCTGTCGGGTTTGACCACGGCCACCGGTTTGACCATTCAAGACAACGGCGCCACGACTGGCGACCGGCTGTATGTCTACGGCGAAAGCGAAGTTGGCCTGAGTGATGGCAACACGTTCAATCCGTTCGGCTTCGGCGCTGGGTTGATCACGCCAACCGTTGGTGCTGGCAATGCCTACGACGTGATTACCTCGAGCGATACTCAAACCGTCGTCAACAACTACGTGGTCGTGAATTACGACGCCGCGGACTTTGTGCAAGCCGTGCCGAATGTCGATTCGGCCATCGTGGTGAATGCCGGCTTTGAAGGAAATCCGCCGGCCACGGTTGGCATTGATCCAGCCGATCAAATTTCGCTGACCTTGTCTTCGGCTTACAAGTTTCAAGTGAACGGCGGCGATCCCGATCCGGCCACGACCGGCATCGTGCCGCCCGATGGCGACGCGCTGGCGATTGCTGGATTCTTCCCGGTCATCAATGTCTACAGCACGAAGAATCCCGGCGGTCAGCCGGTGGTGACGATGCAGTTCCCGGGCTCGGGCAACCTCGGCTTCTCGTATAGCTCGATCGAGAACCTCGGGCCGTTCTCGGCTGGTACGGTGAATCTGATCGGCGACAACAACGATCCTGCCGTCGATCAGAACGACAACTTTGTTGTCGTGGGCCGTGACGTCGATTCGCAATTCGGCGGCGATGTGGATGGCACGAACGAATTCACCTTGCAGATCAACGGCAGCCAGCCGATTGCCTTTGCTGGTGTGCAGTTCCTGAATGCATATGGTGACGATCAGAACCCGGCTCCCGGCACGCCGAGCGTTGGGCCGAATGACATCGATACGCTCGAAGTCACGCCCTATGCCGACGACACCCCGCGGGGCTGGGGCATTGATGTGGGCTTCAATGAAGGTAACCCGGTTGGCGCTGATGGCGCGCAGGCCGATTTGCTTATCCTGCACACGGCCTTGTTCGGCGGTCAGGTGAGCGAGAACATCGTCATCAAGCCCTCGGGCACCGATGACGGCGAAATCATTGTCACGAACGCCAGCTTCGGCACGCCGATCGTGGACATCGATTTTGTTGCCAACACGGACATCATCATTCGCGATGACGACGGCTTCCTGAACGACACCGATACGGTGACGCTGCTCGGTACCAATCCGAACACGGCGCAAGTGAGCGGTAACGATACGTTCACGTTCAATGCCGACGCGGATATGACGGTGGCTGAACCACTGGTGACGGTGGTCGATTCGAACGCACCGGCCAACATTCTTTATCGTCTGCGTGAATACACCACCGCGGGCAACCCAGCGGGCTTCCACGACAGTCTGACGATCAACGGCCTGGCTGGCAACGACACGATCAACCTGATCGGTGGTTCGGAGCCGCAGCAGGACAATCAATACACATTCCTCGGTGGCGATGGCGACGACGCGCTAAACATCGACATGCCGAATGGGGTCATGTTCAATGGCACGGGCTTGTTCTTCGACGGCGGCAGCGGTCGCGACTCGCTCTCGATTCGCAATTCAGCGGCGCTTAACAACGCCGTGACCTCGTCGATCTATACGGTCGGCGCGGCCGTGGGCGCGGGACAACTGCGATACATCGACGGCTTTTCGTCCGACATGGTGGTCGACTTCGTCAATCTCGAACCGGTGGTCGATACGGTTGTTTCGGCGAACCTGATCGTCAATGCGACCAACGCGAACAACGCGATCAACTATGCCGCGGGCGTGGTTGCCACGAACGGTCTGGTGTCGGTTGATGATCACGAAACGATCGAATTCAGCAATAAGACGACATTGACGCTCAACGCTTTGGCTGGCGCCGACACGATCAATCTCAACAATCCGAACGTGCCGACCGCGCTGACGACGATCAACGTCAACGGCGGCGATCCAGCCATCGGCGATACGGTGATTGTCGCGGGGACGACGGGAACCGATACGGTGGCCTTCACGGCGACCGATTTCAATACGGCCAGCATCACCGTCGCCACGCGACCGACCGTGAACATGGATCTGGTCGATCACATTGTCTACGACGCCAACGAGCAAGTCGGCTTCGATCAATTGACGGTCAACGGTACGATCATCGACGACGTATTGACCTATTACGCGGGAAATGGACCGATTTCGTTCGGCGGAACTTTCCGCTCGATCGTCAGTCCCGACTTCGATTTCCTCCGCACAGGCCGAGTGACGTTCAACGGCGGCGGCGGGACCGACACTGCCAACTACATTGGTACCGAAGGGGCGGACGTGGTGACTTCGACCGCGACTGCGGTTACGTTGGACGCCCCTTCGTCGCTCACCGTGCTGACCATGGATGCGTCCGTCGAATTGCTCAATCTGAAGCTACTCGGCGGTGACGATACGGTCGATCTCGATCTGAACCTCGGAGCGCAGGCCCGCGTGATTGATGTGGGCGCTGGCAACGACAACGTTGATTTGTCGGGCGTGCTCGACACTGGCATTTCGACAATCTACGGCGGCGATGGAAACGACAGCATCCTCGGCAGCCCGAATGTCGATTTGATCTACGGCGGTTCGGGCAGCGATTTGCTCCGCGGTGGCGGTGGCGTTGACACGATCTACGGCGAAGACGGCGACGATACCTTTGGTGTCGCTGGCGTTGGCGCTCAGGACGCCGGCAACGACTTCTTCTACGGCGGTGACGGCAGCGATCTCTTCATCTGGAACCCGGGCGACGGCAACGACCTGATCGAGGGTGGCGCCGGCGAAAGCGATCGCTTGCTGTTCCTGGGAAGTGCGGCGGCCAATACGTTCGTCATGAATCAGGTCGGCACGCGACTGGAGTTCCTCTTCGGCGCGGTCGATCTCGATCTGGCGGGCACTGAAGAAGTCGTGGTCAATACGTTGCCTGGCGCAGACAACGTCACCATCAATGATCTGTATGCCACCGATGTGCGGCACATTACCGTCGACCTCAACCCCGGCGATGCCGACATGGTCACGGTGAACGGTCGCGATGTGACTGATGCGGTGAACATCAACACGACCGCGGGCGTGACGGCGATCACCGGGCTGCGGTACGACGTGCGGATCACCACGGCGGTGCTGGCCGACAACGACGTGTTGATCTTCAATGGCAACGATGGCAACGACAACATCGTGGTCAACGAAGCCACTTCGGCCTTCTTTGCGGCGCCTAACCTCCGCGTGAACGGCGGCAACGGCAACGACTTCATCAGCGGTCACGGCTCGCTGAGCGGCGACGCTGGCGACGACACGCTGATTGGTGGCCTGCAAGCTCAAACGCTGAACGGCGGCACGGGCAACGATTATCTCAGTGGTGGTGCTGGCGTCGATCTGCTCAATGGCGATGCCGGTGAGGACACGTTCCTCGTCAACTTCGATGGCTCGACCGACGTGATCAACGGCGGCGCCGATTACGACACTGTGGTGATCCTGGGCACGGCGGCCAACGATTTGATCGCCGCCAACCAGACGGCGGCGGGCACCTTGGTGTCGTCGCTCAACGGCGTGAACGACACCGATACGATCAGCGACGTCCAGCGAGTTCGCATCGAAGCCAACAGCGGCGACGACATCATCTTTGTGCAACACCTCGAAGCGCTGAGCACTGATGCCACGGTTAATAGCGTGCTGTTCGACGTCGACGGTGGTGCGGCCTACACGGCTGACCGCCTGGTGGTGCAAGACAATGGCGCTAGCAATGTGATCATCTATCGCAAGTCGGAAACGGCGGGCGCTGGGTCGATGACAATTGCTCCAACCTTCGCCGAACCGCTGTACACGGTCTTTACCGGCATCGAGTATGCCGATCCGATCACAAGCAATCCGAACAACATCTATCTCTTCAAAGCCGATCCGTACGAATGGAACGGCAACTTCCAGAATGCCACGCACCTCGGCGCCGGCAACACGCTGAACGTCGATCCGGTGATCGATCCAGGTATTCCGAACGTCGTGCTGCCGCCGGGCTTCAACAATCCGCCAGCCGATGAAGACTACTACCGCATCGAAGCGAATGTCACCGGCACGCTCGACGTGCAAGTGTTCTTCCGCCAAAACGCCGGCTTGCCTGGCAGTGGCGACCTCGACATCAACCTGCTCGACGCCGCTGGCAATGTTGTCGCCAACGACCTCGACGTCGACGACGATGCTCGCATCCGCGTCCCTGCCGTCGAAGGCCAGATTTATTACCTGCGCGTCTTCCAAGGAACCGCCGGCGCGCTGAACACCTACAGCGTGACGATCATCAACGAAGCGGCCCCAGTGCCGTTCTCGTTGGAACTGGACGACGATCCGGTCAACGGCACGCCGAACCCACCGGGACAAACCGACAACAGCGATACCGGTCGGTCGCAAAACGACAACATCACGTACGACAACACGCCGACGATCATTTTCCGCGTGCCGGATAACAAGCTGATCAACGACGTGCCCGACAACAGCCCGGGTCAACCTGGTCTGCCGGTCGATGGCGACATCATCACCATTCCGTTCCAAGCCGATACCGGTAATGTCGCGCTGCTCGCCGGCTTCCGCGTGGCCGTCTATCGCACTGAGAACAACGTTCGCGTGCACGTTGGTTATGCCACGTCGCTCGGCAACGGCTTGTACTCGTTCACGTTCCCGGCTGCGATTCCCGATGGCTCGAACTTCATCTCGGCTCGCGTCGAAATGACCGATCCATCGCTGCCGCACAACCAAGGCTTTGGCGCGTTTGCTCAAGACCTCGAGATCTTTGTCGATACGGTTGCTCCGCCGGTGTTCTTCGGTCAACAGTCGATCGCGACGGATGGCTTGCATCCGAATAGCGACTCGGGCGTCCTCGGCCCGCAGCCGTCGAACATCGCGACCCTCAGCGATCGGATCACCAACGACACGACGCCGACCTTCTGGGGTCGCGCCGAAGCCAATTCGATCATCCGTGCTTATGTCGACGTCAACGGCAACGGTGCTGTCGATCCGGCGACGGACATCTTCATCGGCTTCACCACGGCGGTTCCTTACGACGGCACGAACCAACTCGGCAATGCAACTGGCAATGAACCGAACGGATATTGGGAACTGACCTCGACGGTCAATCTCGATTCGCAAGCGGTTCTCACCGCGCTCGGCGTGCCGGCCGGTCAATCGGGTGGTTTGCGGCGGATCCTGGTTTCGGCCGAAGACGTCGCGGGGAATATCACCAGCGGTGCTGCTCAAGTGCAGCTGCTGAACATCTTCATCGACGAACAAGGTCCGCAGGTCACTGGCGTGACCATCACGGGCAATCCGGGCTTCGACATCTTCGATCCGAAGTCGAGCAACGTCGGTCAATCGCCGACGCCGCTGGTCAACTCGCTGTCGATCGGCGTGCAGGACTTCCCGGCCCGGTTGGTTCCGCCGCCTGTGGGTGGCCCGGCCACCGATTACCCGGCGTTGCAGGAAACCATCGCTGAGATCGCTGCTCACTACGAAGTGCGCGGCGACTTTGTCGGCCTCGTGCCGATTCAAAGCGTCAACTTCATTCCGAACGCAGCCGTCAACGGCCAGCCTGCGACCGGCACGATTGTGATCACGTTCTTCAAGCCGCTGCCGGACGATCGCTTCACGTTGACGATTCACGACGACGTGGTCGATCCTGCTGGCAATCGGCTCGACGGCGAAGTGAATGCAGCTGAACCGCAAGAGAATCCGATCTTCCCCAGTGGCGATGGCGTCCCGGGGGGCGACTTTGTAGCTCGGTTCACGGTCGACACTCGGCCGGAACTCGGCACTTGGGCGGCTGGCTCGGTGTGGGTCGATACGAACGGCAACAGCATCTTCGATCCAGACAATCTCGATTTCACCAATCGCGACATTGCCTACTTAATGGGTTACACCAGCGATGAACTGTTCGCCGGTAACTTTGCCAACCTGGGCGTAGCCGACGGCTTCGACAAGTTGGCCGCGTACGGCAAGGTTGGCAACGTTTGGCGTTGGCAGATCGATACCGACAACGACGGCGTGCCGAACATCAATCTGGTCGATCCAGCGGGCATCAACGGCTTCCCGGTTTCGGGCAACTTTGCTCCCGGACTGGCCGGCGATGAAGTTGGCTTGTTCACCGGCAGCCGCTGGTACCTCGATACCAACGGCGACTTCAACCTGCAAACGGGTGTGACTCAACTCGGTTGGACGTTCAACGGCGTGCAAGTGACGGGTCACGGCTTCACCGGTGACTTCGACGGCGACGGTGTGACCGATCTGGCCAGCTGGTCGAACGACGTGATGTATCTCGACGTGAGCACGCTCTCGGGCGGTGCGCCGAACGGCATCATCGACCGCGCGTTCCGCTTCGGCTTCCCAGGCAACCGCGAACGGCCGATCGCCGCCGACTTTGATAAGGACGGTTTCACCGACATCGGTCTGTGGACGCCGGATCGCACGACGCAAACTCCGGGCGACGATGCCGAGTGGTACATCCTGGTGTCGGGCGGCACGAGCCTGCTCAACCGGATCGTGGTCGATCCGATTCCGGCGCCGGGCGCTGTCACGTCGAACATCATTCCGTTCAAGCCCACGCCGTTCGGCAACGACTTGTACTATCAATACGGCGATGAGTACTCGCTGCCGGTCGTGGGGAACTTCGATCCGCCGCTGACGCCCGTGACTCCTGCGACGCTGTCGGCGTTGCAGAATCCACGCAACGCGCTCGACGTGAACAACGACGGGCGAATCACGGCCTTCGACGCGATTGAAATCATCAATCGGCTGAATCAGTCCAGCACCGGAGCGCTCGAAGCACCGCGTTCCTCGTTCATCCGGGCGCCGTTTATCGACGTTGATGCCAACGGCTACGTCACGGCCTTCGACGTGATTCCGATTATCAACTACCTGAACCTGCATCCGACGGGTGGCGCTGCCGAAGCAGTCGCAGGCGAAGCTTGGAGCGCCGGCGAAGACGCAGGCGTCGACGAAACATTGCTGTACCTGCTCGCCAGCGAGCAAGAACAGTTGCGTAACAAGCAGGACTAA